The DNA segment TCAAGCACCGTATATTCAGCAACAGCGTCCTTATCCTTTTGGCGAGCCATTTTAGCTACGCGATCCATCCGTTTAGAAACGGTCTCAAGATCAGCCAAGATTAACTCCAGATTAATCGTTTCAATATCAGAAATTGGATCTACTTGTCCAGAAACGTGCGTAATATTCTCATCCTCAAAGGCACGAACGACGTGACAAATCGCATCAACCTGGCGAATATGGGATAAGAACTGGTTACCAAGCCCTTCCCCTTTACTTGCACCTTTTACAATTCCAGCAATATCCGTGAATTCAAAAGCTGTTGGAACAGTTTTCTTTGGTTTAACAAGCTCAGTGAGCTTGTCCAAACGAGGGTCTGGAACCTCCACGATCCCAATGTTTGGATCAATGGTGGCAAACGGATAGTTCGCAGACAGAGCCCCAGCCTGTGTAATTGCATTAAATAGCGTAGATTTACCCACGTTAGGCAAACCTACAATACCTGCTGTTAGTGCCATATAAGACTTTCACTCCTTAAGGATTTACATACATGTATGTTCGGTCATACCAATTATAGATACTGTACTGAAAAATAACAAGCTATGCAAAAATGCAAAACAGACCTCGAAACGAGGCCTGTTTTGTAACTTCCTCTATCTTTTTTTAAAAAGTCGCCATCAGTGCACGATTGGTTTAGGTAATATCAACCCAATTAACCGCTCTCCACTATTTGTATCCCTTCTGTTATTCGCTCGTCTCTAGTACTTTCTTCATCTTTGTTTCAAACTTTTTCCTCGGGATTAGCACACTGTGTCCACAGCCTTCGCATTTAATGCGAATGTCTGCGCCCATACGAATAATTTTCCAGCGGTTCTCTCCGCACGGATGAGCTTTCTTCATTTGGACAACATCGTTTAATTGATAGGTTTTATCCGGCATACCTTCTCCTCCTGGTTTTAACTAAGATGTTTCTTGGGTCGATTCTTCTTCATGACGAGAATACATTACAATACGCGGGTAAGGGATTTCAATTCCTTTTTCCTGTAGACGCTGTTTCACTTCCTTGCGAATCATGCGAGCAACACCCCAGTGCTCCATAGGAACTGTTTCACCAATAATTCTCATAATTAATTCAGATGCATTTAAATTATCTACACCAAGCAATTCTGGCATTGCTGTCATTTGTTCATAACGTTCTGGTAGTTCTTCCAGCAGTTCAGAAATTACTTGTTCCGCCTGTTCAACATCATTTTCATAAGCTATTCTTACATCAACTACAGCAATACTATTATGAATAGAATAGTTTGTCACTTGTGTAATATTTCCGTTCGGAAGGATATGTACCTCTCCTGTCCAGCTTTTCACCTTAGATGTACGAAGTCCTATTTCTTCTACAAACCCCTCTACACCAGAAGTTAGAATATAATCACCTACTGAAAACTGATCTTCAAAGATAATAAAAAAGCCTGAAATGATATCACGTACAAGGTTTTGGGCCCCAAAGCCGATAGCTAAACCGGCGACCCCTGCACCAGCAAGCAACGGGGCTATTTTAATAGTAAACACTTCTAGTATCATAATAAACGCCGTGAAATAAACAATATAGGTCAGTGTATTAATCACAAGCTTCTTAAGGGTAGATTCACGACGAGCTGTTATTCTAAACGGGCCCCGTCTGCGGTTCTCGAAAAACTGTGAAATAATTTTACTGCCAACTCGAATGATGAGAAACGAAATGAATAGAATCAGCAATATTTTGAACAAGCCTTCCGCCAAAGCAATCCATAAATCAGGTCCCGTCAGATACTCAACGGCTTTTTCCCATTGTAAAACGAATTCCTCCATTATTCCCCCTCCTAAGATCCAATGAATATGGAACTTATTTTAACAGGTTTTCATCGAATTTTGAATCGGTGCAGGAAGGGAGATAATAGGATTGAGGCCAATACATATAAATTCAGGAGGCCATATAATGGATACAAATATTCAATTAGTGTTGAAAAGCCAAAAGATGTAAAAGGAAGCATGATTGCTATAGTTGCCATAGCCAGTACCCACAAAGGCTGGCGTAAATAGTCTCTAAAGCGAGTAACCAATCCAAGGATGCCCGAAGCTGCCGTTGTAAAGATCGCTACCCACATGACGATAGACATAAAGACCATCATTTCAAAGGGATAATGCTTCAATATGGCAAATAATGGTATTTCATATAAAATGATATCTTCTGAAATTTGAATCAAACTATTATTATATAAATAGGAAACAACACCAAGTACAAGACCACTCCCCACACTCGCTACCCATATCTCTCTTTTGCTTTCCATTTTATTCCCAATCGCCCCGAGAACAGCAATCAATGGAACGATGTTAAGTGCTGTAAAAGGAAAGGCAGCAGTCCAGTTGCTTGTCTCATTGATATGGGCGAACATAGAAAGGTTCTGGTCTGTAATAAAAAGGATCAAAACAAAAAGCAATCCGCCAATCAATAAAGGTAAAATCAAGCTGTTTACGGCTACAATTCCTTTCACATCCCAGACAAACAGCAAGATTAATGGAATGATGAGAGCCAGTACACCTAAACGATAGGAAAAGTGAAAAGCCTGCCATGTTGCACCACTACCTGCAAGCATAATTACCGTCGTCGTAAACAAATATAAAATAATCATCCCATCGTAGACGCCCGTTAAGTGCCTTCCCACAATTTTTCTAAGTACAGGTAGATAGTGTCCAGCCCTCTGTTCATAACTGATCTTCATAATAGTCATGCAACAAATAATGAACATAATAGTAAATAACAAGATAGCCAGACTACTATCTTGTCCAAAAAACTGCCATAGTTCTCTACCTGAAGCGTATCCTGCTCCAATCATCGTGCCTATAATCAAACACATCCATTTGAGTCCTGCTTTCACAAGCGACCGCTCCCTACTCAAGTATTTTGCCACGTATAGAAACAAGAATATCCTTATATACTGTTACTAATATGTGTCTGGAGGAGTTGCTATGAATGTTAGGGACAAGTTTTCAAAAGGGGAGCAGCGCGTGCATGTTGACCATCCGCAAATGAGTGAACAATTAAGTGATTATTTGCTTCAATCCCTTCCAAATAATAAACAGGTGATCATTGCATGTATTGGTACCGATCGTTCAACAGGCGATTCATTAGGGCCTCTGATCGGATCGATGCTTCAAGATAGGCCTTTCAAAACCTTCCATGTATATGGAACATTAGAAGAACCCCTGCATGCATTGAACTTAAAAGAGACGATAAAGGCCATTCATCGCACTCATCCACAGCCTTTTATTCTTGCCATCGACGCTTGTCTCGGGAAAAATTCTTCCGTTGGGAGTGTTTCGATAGGACAGGGAACTCTCAACCCTGGAGCAGCTCTGAAAAAGGACCTTCCTCCTGTTGGTGACATGCATATAAGTGGAATGGTTAACGTTGGTGGGTTTATGGAGTACGTTGTCTTACAAAACACACGTCTTCATCATGTAATGAATATGGCGGCCAAGATAGCTGCTGGAATCCGTCTTGCCGAAAAGAAACGAAGTTATGTGTATCAACCTTACTCAGCAGCAACAAAAAAACAACAACGGTAACATTTCGTTGCTGCTTAAAACCACTGCATAATATATAAAATCACCCCAACCATAAACAAAGAGGGTAATAAATTTGCGACTCGTATTTTGGTTAACTTTAGTAAATTTAGACCAATGGCTACAATGAGTAATCCTCCGGTTGCGGTCATTTCTATAATAAATAAGTCAAGCATTTCCTGTGGAATCCACCGGTTAATTTGTGTTGCAAGTAACGCAATCGAACCCTCATAAAGCACAACTGGAATAACCGAAAAAATTACACCGATCCCTAATGTAGATGTCAATACTAGGGCAACAAACCCATCTATAATCGCTTTAGTAATCAACACCTCATGATCGTTTCGAAGGCCACTATCCAGTGCACCAATAACAGAGAGGGCACCAATGACAAAAATAAGCGAAGCTGTAATAAACCCTTGAGCAATTGTAGACTTCTGATCAGGCTTTGTAAGCTTTCTCTCAATCCAACGTCCAATATACTCCAAACGCTCTTCCAGATGTAAACCCTCTCCCAAAATGGCACCAGTTAACAAACTAAGCAGCACAACAACAATGTTAGACGTTTCAAATCCCATCTGCATTCCAATCAGAATAACAGCTAAACCGACACCACTCATCACCGTTTCCTTAAAACGCTCGGGAATTTTAGTAAAGAATAAACCTAATAGGGAACCGCCAAAGATACACACTCCATTTATAATTGTGCCCAATAAGACCATAATGCTCGCTCCAATGATTTGTTTCACGTGAAACTATTTTATATGTAAGAAAAAGGCCTGGAACTTCCATACGACCAGGCTTCAAGCTCTTATTCATTTTCAAACCAGTGCAAAATTCTTTCTAAATCCTCATCATTAAAAAACTCAATCTCAATTTTCCCTTTACGTTTACCTTTATGAATGGTTACATCTGTTCCAAGGCATTTTTTGAGGCTTTCTTCCCTTTCACGAATAAAAATATCCTTTTCCGGTTCTTTTTTCACCTGCTCGTTCTTTCGATCATTTAATTCTAGAATGAGCTTTTCTACCTGGCGTACGTTTAACCCTTCCGCTTCAATCCTTTCCATAACAGGGAGGACCTTTTTCTTATCTTTCAACCCTAGTAAGGCTCTTCCATGCCCCATTGATAAGGACCCGTTGTTAATTCGCTCACTCACTTCAGTGGGGAGTGTAAGCAATCGTACCAGATTCGCAATATGGGAGCGGCTTTTACCAAGCCGTTTAGAGAGACTATCTTGAGTCACACCTAATTCTTTGATGAGGTTCTGATAGGCGTGTGCTTCTTCAATAGGTGTTAAATCCTCACGTTGAAGATTTTCTAGCAATGCTAACTCCATCATTTGATCATCGGTTAACTCTCGGATCAAAACAGGTACCGATTCAAGCCCCGCTTTTATAGCTGCACGAAAACGACGTTCCCCTACCACAATTTCATAGCCTTTAATACTATTCCTGACAATTAAAGGTTGAAGGATTCCATGCTCCTCTATCGATTGTTTCAACTCTTCAATGGCTTCCTCAGTGAAGTGTTTACGCGGTTGATATGGATTGGGTCTACAACTTTTCACTTTTATTTCATGAATCTGCTCATCGCCTTCCGCATTCATGTCGGTAAACAGAGCATTTATTCCTTTACCTAACCCTCTCGCCATTTGCCATCACTTCCTTCGCTAAGTCTAAATATACTTCAGCCCCACGTGATTTGGCATCATATAAAATAATTGGCTTGCCGTGACTGGGAGCTTCACTTAAACGAACATTACGTGGAATAATTGACTGATATACACGATCCTGAAAGTACTTTTTCACTTCCTCAATAACTTGGATACCTAAATTTGTACGAGCATCCAGCATTGTTAGTAGGACCCCTTCAATCATAAGATTCTTATTTAAGTGTTTCTGAACAAGTCGAATCGTATTCAATAGTTGGCTCAAACCCTCAAGAGCATAGTACTCACATTGAACAGGGATCAATACTGTATCCGAAGCTGTCAAAGAGTTGATTGTCAAAAGACCTAATGACGGCGGGCAATCAATAATGACATAATCATATTCATCTTTCACTTCATCAATGGCATGCTTGAGCCTCACCTCTCTTGAAATCGTAGGCACAAGTTCAATTTCAGCTCCAGCTAGCTGGATAGTCGCAGGAATAGCATCTAAATTTTCTACCATTGTTGAAGTGCGTACCTGGGGGCATCTACTCCATCCACCAGCACATCATAAATGCATTGCTCAACGGCCCCTTTTTCCACACCCACTCCACTTGTTGCATTCCCTTGTGGGTCAATATCAACTAAAAGCACCTTATTATTTAAATAAGCTAAGCATGAACTTAAATTAACGGCTGTTGTTGTTTTTCCAACGCCACCTTTTTGATTGGCAATGGAAATCACTTTACCCATGCTGTCACCTGCCTCTTCCCAATTACTTAACGTACGTATGTTCAAATTTATTTGTTCAATTGATTTAAAAATCAAATCGCAGCTTTACATTTATTTTTAAAAAACCCATCTTCACAGCTGTTAGATGGGCGAGGCTTCAATAAGCTATGGTTTTTTCTTAGGGATTTTTATAGTGAATTGATAATAGTCGTCGTGTTCTTCTTCGTTCGTTTCCAGATCAACACCAGTATCCGACACCATATCAAGCGATTGACGAATTGTATTCATCGCAATCCTCATGTCTTTATTGACACCTTTTAGCTTCGGTTTTTTCTTCTTGGGTTTCGGATCTTGGAGCTTCGCAATCCGTTCCTCCGTCTGCTTTACATTAAGCTGTTTCTCAATAATTTCATCAAGAAGTTTTTCTTGATTCTCCTTATCTTTCAAAACAATCAGAGCCCTAGCATGCCGTTCCGTAATCTCCTTATCCATCACTGCCTGCTGGACAGACTCAGGGAGTTTGAGCAGTCGCATCTTATTGGCAACTGTTGATTGGCTTTTACCAAGACGTTGAGCAAGCGCCTCTTGAGTCAACTCATGGATTTCAATCAACCGTGCATACGCTGTAGCTTCCTCTATAACTGTTAACTCTTCACGCTGTAAGTTTTCAATTAAGGCAACAGAAGCTGTTTGAGCATCATCCATATCTCGAAGAATAGCAGGAATGTTCTCCCATTCAAGTAATTGAACAGCGCGCCACCTGCGCTCTCCTGCAATTAATTCATACTGCTCCTCATTTAAACGACGAACTACAATCGGCTGAATCATCCCATGCGTATGTATCGTTTGGGCGAGTTCACTAATCTTTTCATTGTTAAAAATGGCCCTTGGCTGATAACGGTTCGGCTGAACACGTTCGACAGGAACCTGCATGACTTCATCAGGATTGTATTCTTCTTCGTTATTATTACTATCTGAATCTGACTTGTCTCCCAGCCCGAACAGACGACTAAAAGGATGTAACACGATCAGACACCACCTTTTTTCAATCAAGCACACGATCAAATATGTTTCACGTGGAACATTACTTTATCAATAGAAAAAAGCGCCGCAGGCTTATGAGCTGCTGCGCATACGTATGCCTTTTTTGAATCTATTATTTATTTTATCATATTTTGACTAGTAAAAGTATCTAGTAAATCGAATATTTCTATTATCGACTTTTTACTACAAAACATTAGCTAAAAACCAAAATCTTACCCTTATTGTACGATGCTTTCTTTAAAATTTCGACCTTCTGCAACAATCGCGAAAACTTCTAGTGTATGTTCAAAAAGTTGACGAATGAGGACCACAGCGTATGACTTTCTTACGTGAGGACCGGAGAATCCGAGCAACGAAGAAATTCACCGTTTATCATTTGGTAACTTTTTTAACATCATCTTCTAACAGATCTTCGTAAAATTTAAGTTTTTTGCGTACAGTCGAAAAGCCCTAATAGGTTGGATTCCTGCAATTATCTATTTCTTTTGTTTAAAAATTCCACCTCACCAACTTTTATTCCCTTAAAAAGACGCCTCCTTAATTTTAGGAAAGCGTCTATTTGATAAGCCATTTATAGTACTAATTCTCGCTTTCAAACAAGTACATAAACTCTCCATACCCCTTTTCTTCAAGGTTTTCCTTAGGAACAAAATCCATAGCTGCAGAGTTCATGCAATAACGTAAGCCTGTTGGCTTTGGACCATCGTTAAAAACATGACCAACATGTGAATCAGCTTCCTTGCTTCTAATCTCTGTTCTAGTACCAAAGATACCAGGATCCTCTTTTTTAACAATATTCCCCTCAACTAACGGTTTAGTAAAACTCGGCCAGCCTGTACCTGAATAAAATTTATCAGTGGAGCTGAAAAGAGGCTCTCCAGATATAATGTCTACATAAATCCCCTCTTTTTTATTATCCCAATACTTATTTTCAAAGGCCTTTTCTGTTCCATTCTTTTGAGTGACATTATATTGTATGGGTGTAAGCATTTCTTTTAACTCGGCTTGAGAATATGTGACCTTCTCTCCGCCATCATTTTTCACTTCAACTGTACGTTCCTTATTGCGTTCTTCACCAAATATCTTATTATAGACTCCTGGACCAATGAAGACAGCCAAACCGACCAAGGCAACGATTGAAACTAACAAAAATTTATTCACTTTTTTTGCCTCCTTTTTCTGTATAAAGGTTCATCATACCCACCAGGGTTAAGAGTTTACAGTTATAATGTTAACATTAATAGAAGTATCAGCTAATTTATATGCTTACTCCTTTTATTGTGATAACAGCTTTCCATTCGTTATAATTATATATATATTAATAAAGGAGCATGATTTATGGATCGTAAAGAAATGGAAGATCAAGTGATACAAAGCTATCAAAAAGACGAGCAGATGATGATCCTTGTGTTTGCTCAGTGGTGCATCAATCACGAACTGGATCCTGTTTCGCTATATAAAGAAGCTTATCCTGATCAAATAGACAATGATTCATTAAGACAAGCCTTAGAGTTAACTGTCTCTAAAAAAGAAGCCGAGGATATCCCGGACCAAACTCTTCTCGGTGTACTATCTTTATTCGGCAACGATGATTTAGCCTTTGTGGTAACTGAATACATGGATAAAAGGAAATAAAGTGGCTTCTGTAGAATGCCACTTTACTTTATCCTAAGTATTATCTAGCTATATTTAAATATCTTATTCCATTCCAAACGCTTCTATGATGTTGTTGTTTCACGTGAAACGTTTTAGAGAAGTTCTTCAGAAAAAATAAATTTATCTTTTATGTGATTCGGTAAAGTTCAAGCTGTCTTCAACGAAGGATGAAGATAGAAGGACGAGGCAATCACAACGATCACTCCTCCCAAAAAAATTGTAGCCTCCGTGCTGGACCATTCAGAGATGACCCCAGCCATGAGAGCCGCTGCAGGCATCAAAATCCATGTCATGAAACGGCTTGTAGCTTGAACTCTCCCTAACAATTGACTAGGCGTAAGCCTTTGACGAATCGTTACAATGGAAGGACTCTTAATTGCTGCACAAAAAGTCCCTACTGCATTCATCACTACCAACCACCAGAAGGATTGGAAATGGCTAAAACCGATGATAGACACCCCTCCAATGAGAGAAGCAGTGAATAATATCTGCCTATAGGTCCACCATTTTCTTAAAATCGATGTTAAAATAGCCCCTCCTACCGCAGCCGCTCCTCCAAAAGATAACACCCATCCAATTTCCACAACTGTTAACCTTATCCCATCCCTCATGTAGAAGACCATCATCGTTAAGAACAATGTCGTACCGAAAATAGAAAATAACATAGCTAAATTGGTGAAAAGAATGGGCTTTGTTTGCAATAAATACGAAAAGCCTTCTCTTATATCCTCCACTACCCCTTTTTGTCGAGAATCTTTTGCAGGTGATTGGATCTTCAAGGTGGACACAGCACAAAAGGCTAAGAAAAAGCTTAAGCTGTTAGCCATAAGGGCATACCCAGGATGGAAAGCGTTAATTAATATTCCACCCAATCCAGGTCCTACTAGTACGGCCGTTTGAAACAAACCTGTATTTATGGAATTTGCTTTTGCCAGTTCATTATTCCTAACCAATTGAGGAATTGTAGCAAATTGGGCTGTGTGATAGAGCTGACTCAATGTACCAATCAGTAGTGCCGCACTATATAACTGCCACATCGCGAGGGTATCCCTAATAAATAGCACTCCCACCGCACCAATGATCATTCCTCTTCCCGCATCACAAAGCAGTAATATCCCTTTGCGGTGAAAGCGATCCGCAATTACACCTGTTAGAGGCTGAAGTAGAACGGGCAAACGTTCTAGTGCAGCTACGAACCCCATGGCTAGTGGAGACCCAGTCAATGCTAAAACGATTAGCGGTAGTGCTAATAAATAGATTTGATCACCGAGGAAAGAGATCACATTTCCCCCTATTAAGCGAAAGGCGGGAAAGTTCCGTTTCCACTCTGGGGTTTCATCTGTGGAAGCATGACTGGATAACGGATCCATCATGGCAGACTACCAATGAAATGCTCAAGTTCTGTCGCCATCATATCGACCGAATTTTTCTTCAAACGATAAATGGAACGCTCACCTTCTACGATTCGGGCAGACTTCAACAGTTTCAAATGGTGGTGGATAGTTGATTTTCCCATGTTAAGGGTATCCGTAAGCTCATGTAAAGTACGTTCCTTTTCAAATAAAAGCTTAACTATTTTCATCCTCACTTCATCGCCTAATGCTTTATATTTCTGGACAAGAAATTGATCAGGAGCATAAGGGTCATCCTTATAAATGCTGTCATTGGAAACAGGATAATAGAAAATTTTTGTTCCCTCAATGTCCGCTTCCACGTTCCATGGCCGATACGTTCGTTGTGGAATTAATAGTACTCGGTACACACTTGGCTCTGGGAAATATTTGATACCTCCTGTCGCCCATTCTACAAGAGACTCCGCGTCTATATTTTTAGACATATCTTGCTTTGCTTTTTGATCACGCTGTAGTATGGCTTGCAATTCCTGTTCCTGAGGTATTATTACAGCTATGTACCAGCCTGTTATAACAGCGATTAAGTGGTTTTTAAGTTGTGTAGGATCTATAGTTGTTATAAAGGAAATGTATGTTTTAAAAAAGGGGTGGTTCTCTACTTCTATTTGTAACGACTTAACGGCCTTTTTATCCCCTTTAGATGCTTGGTCACGTAACTCTTGAAAAGCAAGGCCTAAATATGGCAAGCAAATATATTTGAGTTTGTTCACATCTAGTTGTTGGATAAATTCAATGAAGGCATCTAAGTTTGGAAAGGAATCTTGGTGAAGGAGTTGAAGCAATGACTTCCAAGTGTTGTTCTCTTCAACGTATTGAAGTTGGTCATTCATTTCATTCGAAAGTTGTTTCTTTACAGCATCCAAATCTGACTTTTCAAGCGTATCTAAAAGTGGAGTGTTCGTAACAGCTGCAATGCCAAGAGCAGCTTCGTAAAGCAATGACTGCTCTACTTTTGTCCGATAGGTTTCC comes from the Halobacillus shinanisalinarum genome and includes:
- a CDS encoding DUF951 domain-containing protein; its protein translation is MPDKTYQLNDVVQMKKAHPCGENRWKIIRMGADIRIKCEGCGHSVLIPRKKFETKMKKVLETSE
- a CDS encoding mechanosensitive ion channel family protein, which gives rise to MEEFVLQWEKAVEYLTGPDLWIALAEGLFKILLILFISFLIIRVGSKIISQFFENRRRGPFRITARRESTLKKLVINTLTYIVYFTAFIMILEVFTIKIAPLLAGAGVAGLAIGFGAQNLVRDIISGFFIIFEDQFSVGDYILTSGVEGFVEEIGLRTSKVKSWTGEVHILPNGNITQVTNYSIHNSIAVVDVRIAYENDVEQAEQVISELLEELPERYEQMTAMPELLGVDNLNASELIMRIIGETVPMEHWGVARMIRKEVKQRLQEKGIEIPYPRIVMYSRHEEESTQETS
- a CDS encoding YkvI family membrane protein; the encoded protein is MCLIIGTMIGAGYASGRELWQFFGQDSSLAILLFTIMFIICCMTIMKISYEQRAGHYLPVLRKIVGRHLTGVYDGMIILYLFTTTVIMLAGSGATWQAFHFSYRLGVLALIIPLILLFVWDVKGIVAVNSLILPLLIGGLLFVLILFITDQNLSMFAHINETSNWTAAFPFTALNIVPLIAVLGAIGNKMESKREIWVASVGSGLVLGVVSYLYNNSLIQISEDIILYEIPLFAILKHYPFEMMVFMSIVMWVAIFTTAASGILGLVTRFRDYLRQPLWVLAMATIAIMLPFTSFGFSTLIEYLYPLYGLLNLYVLASILLSPFLHRFKIR
- the yyaC gene encoding spore protease YyaC; protein product: MNVRDKFSKGEQRVHVDHPQMSEQLSDYLLQSLPNNKQVIIACIGTDRSTGDSLGPLIGSMLQDRPFKTFHVYGTLEEPLHALNLKETIKAIHRTHPQPFILAIDACLGKNSSVGSVSIGQGTLNPGAALKKDLPPVGDMHISGMVNVGGFMEYVVLQNTRLHHVMNMAAKIAAGIRLAEKKRSYVYQPYSAATKKQQR
- a CDS encoding DUF554 domain-containing protein, coding for MVLLGTIINGVCIFGGSLLGLFFTKIPERFKETVMSGVGLAVILIGMQMGFETSNIVVVLLSLLTGAILGEGLHLEERLEYIGRWIERKLTKPDQKSTIAQGFITASLIFVIGALSVIGALDSGLRNDHEVLITKAIIDGFVALVLTSTLGIGVIFSVIPVVLYEGSIALLATQINRWIPQEMLDLFIIEMTATGGLLIVAIGLNLLKLTKIRVANLLPSLFMVGVILYIMQWF
- a CDS encoding ParB/RepB/Spo0J family partition protein, producing MARGLGKGINALFTDMNAEGDEQIHEIKVKSCRPNPYQPRKHFTEEAIEELKQSIEEHGILQPLIVRNSIKGYEIVVGERRFRAAIKAGLESVPVLIRELTDDQMMELALLENLQREDLTPIEEAHAYQNLIKELGVTQDSLSKRLGKSRSHIANLVRLLTLPTEVSERINNGSLSMGHGRALLGLKDKKKVLPVMERIEAEGLNVRQVEKLILELNDRKNEQVKKEPEKDIFIREREESLKKCLGTDVTIHKGKRKGKIEIEFFNDEDLERILHWFENE
- the noc gene encoding nucleoid occlusion protein — its product is MLHPFSRLFGLGDKSDSDSNNNEEEYNPDEVMQVPVERVQPNRYQPRAIFNNEKISELAQTIHTHGMIQPIVVRRLNEEQYELIAGERRWRAVQLLEWENIPAILRDMDDAQTASVALIENLQREELTVIEEATAYARLIEIHELTQEALAQRLGKSQSTVANKMRLLKLPESVQQAVMDKEITERHARALIVLKDKENQEKLLDEIIEKQLNVKQTEERIAKLQDPKPKKKKPKLKGVNKDMRIAMNTIRQSLDMVSDTGVDLETNEEEHDDYYQFTIKIPKKKP
- the msrB gene encoding peptide-methionine (R)-S-oxide reductase MsrB codes for the protein MNKFLLVSIVALVGLAVFIGPGVYNKIFGEERNKERTVEVKNDGGEKVTYSQAELKEMLTPIQYNVTQKNGTEKAFENKYWDNKKEGIYVDIISGEPLFSSTDKFYSGTGWPSFTKPLVEGNIVKKEDPGIFGTRTEIRSKEADSHVGHVFNDGPKPTGLRYCMNSAAMDFVPKENLEEKGYGEFMYLFESEN
- a CDS encoding MFS transporter encodes the protein MMDPLSSHASTDETPEWKRNFPAFRLIGGNVISFLGDQIYLLALPLIVLALTGSPLAMGFVAALERLPVLLQPLTGVIADRFHRKGILLLCDAGRGMIIGAVGVLFIRDTLAMWQLYSAALLIGTLSQLYHTAQFATIPQLVRNNELAKANSINTGLFQTAVLVGPGLGGILINAFHPGYALMANSLSFFLAFCAVSTLKIQSPAKDSRQKGVVEDIREGFSYLLQTKPILFTNLAMLFSIFGTTLFLTMMVFYMRDGIRLTVVEIGWVLSFGGAAAVGGAILTSILRKWWTYRQILFTASLIGGVSIIGFSHFQSFWWLVVMNAVGTFCAAIKSPSIVTIRQRLTPSQLLGRVQATSRFMTWILMPAAALMAGVISEWSSTEATIFLGGVIVVIASSFYLHPSLKTA
- a CDS encoding ArsR/SmtB family transcription factor, giving the protein MEVIQTTSRKRETYRTKVEQSLLYEAALGIAAVTNTPLLDTLEKSDLDAVKKQLSNEMNDQLQYVEENNTWKSLLQLLHQDSFPNLDAFIEFIQQLDVNKLKYICLPYLGLAFQELRDQASKGDKKAVKSLQIEVENHPFFKTYISFITTIDPTQLKNHLIAVITGWYIAVIIPQEQELQAILQRDQKAKQDMSKNIDAESLVEWATGGIKYFPEPSVYRVLLIPQRTYRPWNVEADIEGTKIFYYPVSNDSIYKDDPYAPDQFLVQKYKALGDEVRMKIVKLLFEKERTLHELTDTLNMGKSTIHHHLKLLKSARIVEGERSIYRLKKNSVDMMATELEHFIGSLP